The region CTGCCCAGCGCATCGTTTAACCTTATTCAGCAAGTGGGGCGGCTTATTCGCAGCCACAGTTGTCGTGGCGAAGTGGTGATTTACGATAAACGGTTGCTGACTAAAAACTACGGTAAACGGCTGCTCGACGCGCTACCTGTGTTTCCTATTTCACAACCGGCAATGCCGGACGTTATAGTGAAGAAACCTGTGAAAAAAGCAGAACAGAAGCGTCGCAAACGCCGTTAACGATGTGAGCCCGCAAGGAGTCGCTATGGATTACCGCAAAATCATTAAAGAAATTGGTCGTGGGAAAAACCACGCCCGCGATCTGGATTTCGATACCGCTCGTGGTCTGTACTCGCAGCTGCTGAAGGGTGAAGTGCCGGATCTGGAGATGGGCGGCATTTTGATAGCCCTGCGTATTAAAGGGGAAGGGGAAGCGGAAATGCTCGGCTTTTACGAGGCGATGCAGCAGCACACCCTGAAACTGACGCCGCCGGTCGCAAAGCCGATGCCGATTGTGATCCCCAGCTATAACGGCGCGCGCAAGCAGGCGAACCTGACGCCGCTGCTGGCAATTTTGCTCAACAAACTCGGTTTTCCGGTGGTGGTCCATGGCGTTACTGAAGATCCGACGCGCGTGGTGACGGAGAGCATTTTCAAACTGCTGGGGATCGATGCCACGCTGCATGCCGGCCAGGCGCAGGCGAAGCTGGAGGGGCATCACCCGGTCTATATTCCAGTGAGCGCACTCTGCCCGCCGCTGGAAAAACAGCTGGCGATGCGCTGGCGGATGGGCGTGCGTAACAGCGCGCACACGCTGGCGAAGCTGGCAACGCCGTTTGAAAAAGACGCTGCGCTGCGTTTATCCAGCGTTTCGCACCCGGAATACATCACGCGGGTGGGGAAATTCTTTGCTGATATTAGTGGTCGCGGGCTGTTGATGCATGGCACGGAAGGGGAAGTTTATGCCAACCCGCAACGGTGCCCGCAAATCAACCTGATTGATGCGCAGGGCGAACGCGTGCTTTATGCCCGTGATGATGCGGTAGCGCCGGTAAGTGACGGTGCTGCGAAAGATGCGGAAAGCACTGCGCGCTGGACGGAGCGCTGCCTTGCGGGAAGTGAAGCGGTGCCGGAGTCGCTCAAAATTCAGCTTGCCTGCTGCCTGGTGGCGACGGGTGAAGTGGCGACGCTGGAAGAGGGGCTGGCGCGGGTTGCGCAAAACTT is a window of Enterobacter sp. R4-368 DNA encoding:
- the ybiB gene encoding DNA-binding protein YbiB, with amino-acid sequence MDYRKIIKEIGRGKNHARDLDFDTARGLYSQLLKGEVPDLEMGGILIALRIKGEGEAEMLGFYEAMQQHTLKLTPPVAKPMPIVIPSYNGARKQANLTPLLAILLNKLGFPVVVHGVTEDPTRVVTESIFKLLGIDATLHAGQAQAKLEGHHPVYIPVSALCPPLEKQLAMRWRMGVRNSAHTLAKLATPFEKDAALRLSSVSHPEYITRVGKFFADISGRGLLMHGTEGEVYANPQRCPQINLIDAQGERVLYARDDAVAPVSDGAAKDAESTARWTERCLAGSEAVPESLKIQLACCLVATGEVATLEEGLARVAQNF